Proteins co-encoded in one Symmachiella macrocystis genomic window:
- a CDS encoding DegT/DnrJ/EryC1/StrS family aminotransferase, with translation MSEILPLRAHSDVVAEPVPFIDLVSQNASIAEAVQEKVAQVFASQHFVLGDEVSEFEFEVASYCDSREAIGCASGTDALLLALMALDLKPGDEVITSPYTFFATGGAIYRSGAVPVFVDIQPDCFNIDPAAVEAAITPNTRAILPVHLYGQCADMEPLWRIAVQHGLAIIEDAAQAIGSELMGRRAGVLGTMGCFSFFPTKNLGGAGDGGLITTDDADLAARLRRLRVHGDAGGYHHLEVGLNSRLDALQAAVLRVKLPHLDSWTDARRNNASQYQTLFEEYGLLDAIETPAVSTGRNHIYNQYCIRVKEGRRDEVKAALHEQQVGCAIYYPIPLHMQPCFEYLGYEAGSLPESERAAAETLALPIFSELTAQQLERVVQAISIALGRSGEKTAPISIPAAQFAALGTQTRAKAG, from the coding sequence ATGTCCGAGATTCTTCCCCTGCGCGCTCACAGCGACGTTGTCGCCGAACCGGTTCCATTCATCGACTTGGTGTCTCAAAACGCCAGTATCGCTGAAGCTGTCCAGGAAAAGGTCGCCCAAGTCTTCGCCTCGCAACATTTTGTGTTAGGCGACGAGGTCTCCGAGTTCGAATTTGAAGTGGCCTCTTACTGTGATTCCCGCGAAGCGATCGGCTGCGCTTCGGGCACCGATGCGCTGTTGCTGGCGCTGATGGCGCTCGATTTGAAACCGGGCGACGAGGTGATCACCAGCCCTTACACATTTTTCGCCACCGGCGGCGCGATTTATCGTTCCGGTGCGGTCCCGGTCTTCGTTGATATTCAACCAGACTGTTTCAACATTGACCCCGCAGCGGTCGAAGCGGCCATCACTCCCAACACACGGGCGATTTTGCCGGTTCACCTGTACGGACAATGTGCGGACATGGAACCGTTGTGGCGAATTGCCGTTCAACATGGCTTGGCAATCATTGAAGATGCCGCTCAGGCTATCGGCTCAGAACTCATGGGCCGCCGCGCCGGTGTTTTGGGAACGATGGGTTGTTTCAGCTTCTTTCCCACCAAAAACCTGGGAGGAGCAGGGGACGGCGGATTGATCACAACCGACGACGCCGACTTGGCCGCGCGATTGCGACGGCTCCGTGTTCACGGCGACGCCGGCGGTTATCATCACCTTGAAGTCGGCCTCAACAGCCGCTTAGATGCGTTGCAGGCAGCCGTATTGCGCGTCAAATTGCCGCATTTGGATTCCTGGACCGATGCTCGCAGAAATAACGCCAGCCAATACCAGACGTTATTTGAAGAATACGGTCTGTTGGATGCGATCGAAACGCCGGCCGTCAGTACCGGTCGAAATCATATCTACAATCAATACTGCATTCGTGTCAAAGAGGGCCGCCGTGACGAGGTCAAGGCAGCATTGCACGAACAACAGGTTGGCTGCGCGATCTATTATCCAATTCCATTGCACATGCAACCATGCTTCGAGTATTTGGGATACGAAGCGGGATCGCTGCCCGAATCGGAACGAGCGGCCGCCGAAACGTTGGCATTGCCGATCTTCTCGGAGCTGACAGCCCAACAACTCGAACGGGTTGTCCAGGCCATTTCGATCGCCTTGGGCCGCAGTGGCGAAAAAACGGCACCGATCTCAATCCCGGCCGCACAGTTTGCCGCCCTGGGGACTCAAACGCGAGCCAAAGCGGGTTGA
- a CDS encoding tetratricopeptide repeat protein: MRALIISLTISIFLTTAVGAEEAGNVPRSPNSDSRDRAAAVALNYCRAAFFRIKRNGTKPVLVEEQENILNNLNLNGIADQEVVTLYTKVLEEIGGETIAEKERQHLKSEFRRNLGRQAMASAFLLSTQVTTFQYGEALRTGAGSWWDYRNLKTSKESAEWNIEKSRMVQVVNSSSHFLDTFWKMIQKKNIPDRWLIRCADLDSLDAALDETDPEIRLRLLQRLEKFMECYPPYWYHVARTHQALGDWDKAAETYENLANYGAGHFRRDEMLAAGVANLAAIQDFQGNREAARTAQEALGYADTTWQANLVCARILAKHGKYELAEEAALRNIDAHLERTQSLVALMTIYQDAGEREKLIHWLRDEQVLGQIPVPAVLRACTYLGSNEVPTMVNRHLLRTLFGYADLNLGMDDIVFRADPLWQIGTAKVSLLINGRTVHAPELGQKNEAAEVRFRDVSQLGGIFSSTPRSTKIALVLKYPHMQPTVLHLRRVAPTAVTAIWQNDGARQPSQLGRRGGNYLVSDIKFEGRQLSLIRYGRPTRSGGRLVETSPVKPEPPKVADENPITPPTNPFLPASSKKEIKAETKPSPTIKIGEVTPIMETKPTGITADPPSQIP; this comes from the coding sequence ATGCGAGCACTCATTATTAGTTTGACGATTTCTATTTTCCTTACCACCGCCGTCGGTGCGGAGGAAGCGGGCAACGTGCCGCGCTCCCCCAATTCCGATAGCCGTGACCGTGCGGCCGCCGTTGCACTCAACTACTGTCGCGCCGCCTTTTTTCGCATCAAGCGCAACGGCACGAAACCGGTGTTGGTCGAAGAGCAAGAGAACATTCTCAACAACCTAAACCTCAACGGCATTGCCGATCAAGAAGTCGTGACGCTCTACACCAAGGTGCTCGAAGAAATTGGCGGCGAAACGATCGCAGAAAAAGAGCGCCAACATCTCAAATCGGAATTTCGGCGGAATCTCGGCCGACAAGCGATGGCCTCCGCGTTTTTATTGAGTACACAAGTGACGACATTTCAATACGGCGAAGCTTTGCGGACCGGCGCGGGCAGTTGGTGGGACTACCGCAATTTAAAAACGAGCAAAGAGTCCGCCGAATGGAACATCGAAAAATCGCGAATGGTGCAAGTCGTCAACAGCTCTTCGCACTTCTTGGATACCTTCTGGAAAATGATCCAGAAGAAAAACATTCCCGATCGCTGGTTGATCCGCTGCGCCGACTTGGACAGCCTGGACGCCGCATTGGACGAAACAGACCCTGAAATCCGCTTACGTCTACTGCAGCGATTAGAAAAATTCATGGAGTGTTATCCGCCTTATTGGTACCACGTCGCTCGCACGCATCAAGCGTTGGGGGATTGGGATAAGGCTGCGGAGACTTATGAAAACCTTGCCAACTATGGGGCAGGGCATTTTCGACGAGATGAAATGTTGGCGGCAGGGGTTGCGAACCTAGCGGCCATTCAAGACTTTCAAGGTAACCGCGAGGCAGCACGGACCGCCCAAGAAGCATTAGGCTATGCGGACACGACATGGCAAGCCAATTTGGTCTGCGCTCGCATATTGGCCAAGCATGGTAAATATGAACTGGCCGAAGAGGCCGCCTTGCGAAACATTGATGCACATTTGGAACGGACGCAAAGCTTGGTCGCGTTAATGACCATCTACCAGGACGCGGGCGAACGTGAAAAATTGATTCACTGGCTTCGCGACGAACAGGTGCTGGGACAAATTCCAGTGCCGGCAGTCCTCCGGGCCTGTACCTATCTTGGATCCAACGAAGTGCCCACCATGGTGAACCGGCATTTGCTGCGAACGCTATTCGGTTACGCCGATTTGAATTTGGGAATGGACGACATTGTCTTCCGGGCGGACCCCTTGTGGCAAATTGGAACGGCCAAAGTCAGTTTGTTGATCAATGGTCGAACCGTACACGCTCCCGAGTTGGGACAGAAGAATGAGGCCGCCGAAGTTCGTTTTCGCGATGTCAGCCAATTGGGAGGGATCTTTTCATCAACGCCGCGGTCGACGAAAATCGCGTTGGTTCTCAAATATCCACACATGCAGCCGACGGTGTTACACCTGCGTCGCGTTGCCCCAACTGCTGTCACGGCGATTTGGCAAAATGACGGCGCGCGACAACCTTCGCAGCTCGGGCGCCGCGGTGGCAACTACCTGGTTTCCGACATTAAATTCGAAGGGCGACAATTGTCTCTGATTCGCTACGGACGCCCAACTCGTTCCGGCGGACGCTTGGTGGAAACCTCCCCCGTAAAACCGGAGCCCCCAAAGGTGGCTGACGAGAACCCGATCACGCCTCCGACAAATCCGTTTCTCCCAGCGAGCAGCAAAAAGGAGATCAAAGCCGAGACCAAGCCGTCTCCTACGATCAAAATTGGCGAGGTCACTCCGATTATGGAGACGAAACCCACAGGGATAACCGCGGATCCGCCCTCTCAAATCCCATAA
- a CDS encoding AAA family ATPase: MNNVVRLAIVDPNDSSRTTIKNLLMGMDMVWLEAECSRYDFFADVISQTQPDIALINLDDDEEKGLALISRVTQDLPGCSVLVVSSSTEGSLILHAMRNGAKEFLSYPLKWEDFLAALDRIQNAGRGRGGDGSALSCQVVAVSGAGGGVGCTSLAVNLGCSLAKEERNSVAIVDIDFALGDADVWLDIIPDYTIHDVTENITRLDYSLLKRSLTQHDCGVYLLPRPVQITHDTTVDTDQLKRMIALLKATFTHLVIDVSKTYSPLDMATLELADSVLMVTQLDLPCLRNVVRLMQYFDNFDGLVDKTKVVVNRLGLEEEQISLNKALETIGREIFWQIPNDYATMVEARNNGIPLQMQAPRAKLTKCVDQLAAALDGKSAAQTTDDSKKQRRNSLFGFLSSGSK, translated from the coding sequence ATGAATAACGTAGTCCGATTGGCAATTGTAGACCCCAACGACTCTTCCCGAACGACCATCAAAAATTTGTTGATGGGCATGGATATGGTGTGGTTGGAAGCCGAATGCTCGCGTTACGACTTTTTTGCCGATGTCATTTCACAGACGCAGCCCGACATCGCGCTGATAAATCTCGACGACGATGAGGAAAAAGGCTTGGCCTTGATTAGTCGCGTGACACAGGATCTTCCCGGCTGCAGCGTTTTGGTCGTCAGCAGTTCGACCGAAGGCAGCCTGATCCTGCACGCCATGCGAAACGGGGCCAAGGAGTTCTTGAGTTATCCTCTTAAATGGGAGGATTTCCTCGCCGCATTGGACCGTATTCAAAATGCGGGACGCGGCCGAGGCGGCGATGGGTCGGCGCTCTCCTGCCAAGTCGTGGCCGTCAGCGGTGCCGGCGGAGGCGTGGGGTGTACCTCTTTGGCTGTGAATCTGGGCTGTAGTCTGGCCAAAGAGGAACGCAACAGCGTCGCAATCGTCGACATCGATTTTGCCTTGGGTGATGCGGATGTCTGGTTGGACATCATTCCTGATTACACCATTCACGACGTCACTGAAAACATCACTCGCTTGGACTACTCGTTATTAAAGCGATCGTTGACGCAACATGATTGTGGTGTCTATTTGTTGCCGCGACCGGTGCAAATCACGCATGATACGACGGTCGACACCGACCAGCTGAAACGCATGATTGCCTTGTTGAAGGCGACGTTTACCCATCTGGTGATCGACGTCAGCAAGACGTATTCACCGTTGGATATGGCCACATTGGAATTGGCCGACAGCGTGCTCATGGTCACGCAACTCGACTTGCCCTGTTTGCGCAACGTCGTGCGGTTGATGCAATACTTTGACAATTTCGACGGATTGGTCGACAAAACCAAAGTAGTCGTCAATCGTTTGGGATTGGAAGAAGAACAAATCAGCTTAAACAAAGCTTTGGAAACGATCGGCCGCGAAATCTTTTGGCAGATTCCCAATGACTACGCCACGATGGTCGAGGCACGCAACAACGGCATTCCGCTCCAAATGCAAGCTCCGCGGGCGAAACTGACGAAGTGCGTCGATCAGCTCGCCGCTGCCTTGGACGGGAAAAGCGCCGCCCAGACAACAGACGACAGTAAAAAACAGCGTCGCAACAGCCTGTTTGGATTCCTTTCTAGCGGATCCAAATAG
- a CDS encoding pilus assembly protein N-terminal domain-containing protein has protein sequence MHMPIRFRSRGLICTSLFALLLAASAPITAEDALPIANHMIHHVDRPFTKLEMVEKSTRVLELKGRITTVDVNDSEVITASKVENPFNPRQLRINAGAPGVTDVTVVDEFGQSHKLEILVVGDVRHLQSLLQLSFPDAAIHVTKVQNTAVLSGWVDQPAQIRPIMQLTEQFFPEPINNIQVGGVQQVMLKVKVMEVQRGKIRRLGFNFFDIGNNGYIVSNPGNLIPIRSLSAAAGAATSLDFNPAGATAMFGIISDSNIFSGFVEALKEESLLKILAEPNLSVKSGSKANLLQGGEFPILIPQSLGTLSVEFKSFGVKLEALPIVLGNGRLSLQLIPEVSERDFSSAIETQGIVVPGLTTRRVQTAVEMDFGQTFVIAGLIFDRQTATTFKVPVLGELPFFGALFRRVRYDETETELLIMVTPELADPLKPCEVPPQGPGQFTSTPTDRELYLDGTLEVPYYGPECIDCEVDGGYVPQPAYIEPTPNGNMQYAPSTVPPAPAASGSDISPPPTPQPEAAKPQGVGPTLGHSPAKPDLVTPRFRSAAPRVQQASVAPSGATPLLGPAPTKRVKTKPPTTVRAKATSKVTTAPRAKTLNQTRSNRRTGPTQVVQQQRTGQNNTTIVRRASAASAQPSGTAPPANPALVFPDAKKQEVLNQLKASSQSKPSRRAPRPGLIAPKELTGRTNPDGQSSSGTP, from the coding sequence ATGCATATGCCAATTCGGTTTCGATCACGAGGTCTTATCTGTACCTCATTATTCGCTTTGTTGTTAGCTGCATCGGCGCCTATCACCGCCGAAGATGCGTTGCCCATAGCGAACCACATGATTCATCACGTCGATCGTCCATTTACCAAATTGGAAATGGTGGAGAAATCGACGCGAGTCCTCGAACTCAAAGGCCGCATCACGACGGTCGATGTCAACGACTCGGAAGTCATTACCGCGTCTAAAGTGGAAAATCCATTCAACCCTCGGCAACTACGGATCAATGCCGGGGCACCGGGTGTCACCGACGTGACTGTCGTCGACGAATTTGGCCAAAGCCATAAGCTAGAAATCCTCGTCGTGGGCGACGTGCGGCATCTGCAATCGTTGTTGCAGCTGAGTTTTCCCGACGCTGCGATTCATGTCACCAAGGTGCAAAACACCGCTGTGCTCAGCGGATGGGTCGACCAACCGGCACAGATTCGCCCGATCATGCAATTGACCGAGCAGTTCTTCCCCGAGCCGATCAACAACATTCAAGTCGGCGGCGTCCAACAGGTCATGCTGAAAGTGAAAGTCATGGAGGTTCAACGTGGCAAGATTCGCCGATTGGGCTTCAACTTCTTCGACATTGGAAACAACGGATACATCGTCTCGAATCCGGGTAACCTGATTCCGATCCGATCACTCTCGGCCGCAGCGGGTGCCGCGACGAGCCTCGATTTTAATCCGGCCGGAGCCACGGCGATGTTTGGGATTATCAGCGACAGTAATATTTTCTCGGGCTTCGTCGAAGCCTTGAAGGAAGAATCCTTGCTGAAAATCCTCGCCGAGCCGAATCTTTCGGTGAAAAGTGGTTCCAAAGCGAACCTTCTGCAAGGTGGAGAATTCCCGATTCTTATTCCACAAAGCTTGGGGACCCTGAGCGTCGAATTCAAATCCTTCGGTGTCAAACTTGAAGCGTTGCCCATCGTGTTGGGGAACGGCCGATTGAGCCTGCAATTGATTCCTGAAGTGAGCGAACGGGACTTTTCCAGTGCCATCGAAACGCAAGGGATCGTGGTTCCCGGATTGACCACACGCCGTGTACAAACTGCTGTGGAAATGGACTTTGGGCAAACGTTCGTGATCGCGGGACTGATCTTCGATCGCCAAACAGCCACGACGTTCAAAGTTCCGGTTTTGGGCGAATTGCCCTTTTTTGGTGCCCTGTTCCGCCGCGTTCGCTATGACGAAACTGAGACCGAACTATTGATTATGGTCACACCGGAATTGGCTGACCCGTTGAAACCGTGTGAAGTCCCGCCGCAAGGCCCCGGACAATTCACAAGTACTCCGACCGATCGCGAGTTGTACCTCGATGGCACACTGGAAGTCCCTTACTACGGGCCGGAATGTATCGACTGCGAAGTTGACGGTGGCTATGTCCCGCAACCCGCTTATATCGAACCGACTCCCAACGGCAACATGCAGTACGCTCCGAGTACAGTTCCCCCGGCCCCGGCAGCCAGTGGATCCGACATCTCACCTCCGCCGACACCGCAACCCGAAGCCGCCAAACCGCAGGGAGTGGGTCCCACATTGGGCCACTCCCCAGCCAAGCCGGATTTGGTCACACCACGCTTTCGTAGTGCGGCCCCCCGGGTTCAACAAGCTTCTGTTGCTCCCTCAGGTGCCACGCCCTTACTGGGGCCGGCACCGACCAAGCGGGTGAAAACAAAGCCGCCTACGACCGTGCGAGCCAAAGCGACCTCTAAAGTGACGACAGCACCGCGAGCTAAAACGTTGAATCAAACCCGTTCGAATCGCCGTACTGGGCCGACGCAAGTCGTCCAACAGCAGCGAACCGGTCAGAACAACACGACCATCGTAAGGCGTGCTTCGGCTGCCTCAGCGCAGCCATCCGGCACAGCACCTCCTGCAAATCCGGCATTGGTCTTTCCCGATGCGAAAAAGCAGGAAGTGCTGAACCAGTTGAAAGCGTCCAGCCAATCAAAGCCCAGTCGTCGCGCGCCGCGACCGGGGTTAATTGCTCCGAAGGAGTTAACCGGTCGGACAAATCCGGACGGACAATCGTCGAGCGGAACTCCTTAA
- the cpaB gene encoding Flp pilus assembly protein CpaB — protein MKGKSIVMLAVALGCGLVAMIGVQQVLSGDKKEAAKKTMPVLIALEEISPGIEIEDSMVTFKEMPMDMMPTDAVTSADQYVNRGLRTRAFPGTPIVQAMLGEEGVFSASNEIPSGMRVAAISVTAKTAVAGFVNPHDRVDIQVTYKRRLKGVTTERTKTVLEYIEVFAVDKQRDMIDNESESIYKNISVLVTPEQVNLLRLAESKGDLNFSLRHKDDDTQEQVADIDDEYFDAKVRALFGEDDIAPEDADYVNPELTGDQQDIRNSINEEIDEEPVTEPIPTWTIVIYHDGEKTVEDVPLSDPNAIDNIDVEPTEPQGTEPEPAAT, from the coding sequence ATGAAAGGTAAATCAATCGTAATGTTGGCCGTCGCACTCGGGTGCGGCTTAGTCGCCATGATTGGCGTCCAACAAGTTCTCTCCGGAGACAAAAAAGAAGCAGCCAAAAAAACCATGCCGGTGCTGATCGCCCTTGAGGAGATCAGCCCCGGAATCGAGATTGAAGATTCGATGGTGACGTTCAAAGAAATGCCAATGGACATGATGCCAACCGATGCAGTGACATCGGCGGATCAATATGTCAACCGGGGTTTGCGCACACGTGCATTTCCCGGCACGCCGATCGTGCAAGCTATGCTCGGTGAAGAAGGCGTTTTCAGTGCGTCGAATGAAATTCCCTCGGGAATGCGCGTGGCAGCCATCAGCGTTACCGCGAAAACTGCGGTGGCAGGTTTCGTGAATCCGCACGACCGCGTTGACATTCAAGTAACGTATAAACGGCGACTCAAAGGAGTCACGACGGAACGTACCAAAACGGTTTTGGAGTACATCGAAGTGTTTGCTGTCGACAAGCAACGAGACATGATCGACAACGAATCCGAGTCGATTTACAAGAACATTTCCGTATTGGTAACTCCCGAACAAGTCAACTTGTTGCGTTTGGCGGAGAGCAAAGGCGACCTGAATTTTTCGCTGCGACATAAGGACGACGACACGCAGGAACAAGTTGCAGACATTGATGACGAATACTTCGATGCCAAGGTTCGTGCGTTGTTCGGTGAAGATGACATCGCCCCGGAAGATGCGGACTACGTCAATCCGGAATTGACCGGCGACCAGCAAGATATTCGCAATAGTATCAACGAGGAAATCGACGAGGAGCCGGTTACCGAACCGATTCCGACTTGGACAATCGTAATTTATCACGATGGCGAAAAAACGGTCGAGGACGTTCCTCTATCCGATCCCAATGCCATCGATAACATCGATGTGGAACCCACGGAACCACAAGGTACTGAACCAGAACCGGCCGCCACGTAA
- a CDS encoding A24 family peptidase, with protein sequence MDLHEIFIHNWPVKLVSVILIVAAYIDGKELRVPNWITFPMVLSGLVANTWMHGWAGLSSALIGMCVGLLTLLPLYSVGGMGAGDVKLMAGIGAWLGGWVTVYAFVVSAVIGGLMAIVMAVSSGKLRKHYENFFMIMFEFKQVKNPRELSVIAAERKSSMLLLPYGIPICIGSIGYFFYAGMI encoded by the coding sequence ATGGATCTACACGAGATTTTTATTCACAACTGGCCCGTCAAATTGGTCTCGGTCATTTTGATCGTAGCGGCTTACATCGACGGCAAAGAATTGCGGGTTCCCAACTGGATTACGTTTCCTATGGTCCTTTCGGGACTGGTGGCCAACACCTGGATGCACGGTTGGGCAGGCTTGAGCAGCGCACTGATCGGCATGTGCGTTGGGCTGTTGACCCTATTGCCACTGTATAGTGTGGGCGGAATGGGGGCCGGCGATGTCAAACTCATGGCCGGCATTGGGGCGTGGCTAGGCGGATGGGTGACTGTGTACGCGTTCGTCGTCTCAGCGGTCATTGGCGGCTTGATGGCGATCGTGATGGCGGTCTCCAGCGGTAAGCTGAGAAAACATTACGAAAACTTCTTCATGATCATGTTTGAATTCAAACAGGTTAAGAATCCGCGCGAACTTTCGGTAATCGCCGCGGAGCGTAAATCCAGCATGTTACTCCTACCCTACGGGATTCCGATCTGCATCGGTTCAATTGGGTACTTTTTCTATGCTGGCATGATTTAA
- a CDS encoding Flp family type IVb pilin translates to MQMLKSVKKFLVSEDGPTAVEYAVMLALIIVVCLTAITSVGTTTNTTFEGVATAL, encoded by the coding sequence ATGCAGATGCTTAAGAGCGTCAAGAAGTTTTTGGTTTCGGAAGATGGCCCAACGGCCGTCGAATATGCGGTCATGTTGGCGTTGATCATCGTGGTTTGCCTCACAGCGATCACATCGGTTGGTACGACGACCAATACGACCTTCGAAGGTGTTGCCACGGCTTTGTAA
- a CDS encoding Flp family type IVb pilin, with translation MKTLAKSVKKFLVSEDGPTAVEYAVMLALIIIVCLTAITSVGTTANTTFEGVATAM, from the coding sequence ATGAAGACACTGGCTAAGAGCGTTAAGAAGTTTTTGGTTTCCGAAGATGGCCCGACAGCTGTTGAATACGCCGTGATGTTGGCGTTGATCATCATCGTCTGTCTGACCGCGATTACGTCGGTCGGTACCACAGCCAATACGACCTTCGAAGGCGTCGCCACCGCGATGTAA